Genomic segment of Armatimonadota bacterium:
CTTGGCTCAGCTCTTCGGCACAAGCAGCGGACTCTTCGCTGACCGAGGCGACCTCGCCGATGGCGCGAGAGACCTTATGGGTGCCGACTTCCATTTCTTTAGCGGAACTGAGATTGTATTGAGCCGATTGGGCGACATTAGCCATGGCCTTCGTGGCTTCACTGGTGACAGAGTCGACCTCCTTGGCATAGCTGACCACACGATCGACAGCTTCAAGGATATTGGCGAGGGCTTGGCCGGCGGCTTCACTCTTTCGAACTCCATCGCTGGCGTTGACGGCGGTCGTCGACATCGATTCGACGGCTTCCTGAACGATGTGCCGCACCGACTGGATGATCGTCGCGATTTCTTTCGTGGCATGGCCCGACTGCTCCGCCAGCTTTCGAACTTCGTCGGCGACGACGGCAAATCCGCGTCCGTGCTCCCCGGCTCGGGCGGCTTCAATAGCCGCGTTAAGGGCCAGAAGATTGGTCTGGTCGGCAATGCTCTCGATCGTGCTGACGATGTTGCCGATTTCTTCGCTCGCCTGATTGAGTTCGAGAACCTTGGATGAGGAAACTTCGATCAGCTCCTTCAGGCTTTCCATCGCCTGAACGCTGTCCACGACGGCGCTATTGCCTTGCGAGGCAAATTGCGACATTTCCTTTGCGGCCTCGTCGACCTTCTGGATTCCCAAAGCCGCTTCGTCAAGAGCGCCGGATGCTTGGGTCACGGCGGCGGCCTGCTGCTCGCTACTCTGGCTTACTTCGTTCACCTGAGCCTGAAGCTCTTCAACGATGGCGGCAGCTTCGGTGGCGCTGACAGCCAGCGATTCGCTTCCAGCCGTAATTTGGGTTGCGCCAGCGCTCACCTCGGTTGCAGAGGAGGCGACGTGGTCGCTGTTACCGGAGACGGTTTGCACGCTGGAGTCGACTTGGGAAATGAGATCGCTCAGATTGTCGTTGGCTTGGTTGAAGCCGGAGATTGCCCCCTTCACTTGCTCAAGCATTTCGTTAAACACGGTTGCCATCTGACCGATTTCGTCCTTCGAAGGGTTCTCCACGGCTTTGCTGACGGGAGTGATGCGCTTGGTGAGGTCTCCCTGGGCCAGCGAGGAAAGCCCTTCGTTTAACCACGGTACGCATTTGGTGGCCAGCGAACGAAGCCCTTCGGCCACTTGAGCGATCGATCCGGTAATCAACCTTGTCATCTTGATGGCAAAGAAGAGACCAACTGCAATCGCAAATAGAAGCACACCGGCCATCTGCTTCAGCGTGATATCGGACCGATGTTCGGCATGCGCGATTTGGCTAAAGCCGTGATCACGGTTCCAGTCCACGATTTGGGATGAAATTGCGTCGATATCTTGGTAGGAGGCTTCGAGAGTCGCGTATTCATCCTTGAGTTGAGCCTCCGGGGTGCCAGCCTCCACGTGGTCGACAAATTTCGTCGCTGCCTTGGAAAATACGTCGTACCTTTGTTTGAATTCATCGAAATTCTTTCGATCGTCAGGGAGCGTAATTGTGACGTCGTAATCCTTGAGAATCTTGTCTTCGCGCCCAATCGCCTCGCGGAATTTTCTGATCGCTTCCTCTTTATGGACGCTATTGTAGTTTGTTGTTGCGACGTTGAGCGCCACGTAGATATCCATCACTGAGTTGTCGAGACCTGCGGCTGCGGCCTGACCAGGCACGATATCGACTTTGAATACGTTAGTATTGGCTGCTAGTCGGGAGAACCCATAGAACGCCGTTCCGCCTAGAATGCCCATCAGGCCCAACATCGCCCCAAAAGAAACCCCGAACTTCTTAGAGAGTTTGAGATTGTCGAAAGTCTTCATCTTTGTTTTCCTTCCTTTGCTGGGCGGGTGTGAGATGAGGTCCCGCCTCTGAGATGATTCCTTCCACGCTATTTCGATAAGTTGCTGGGAATTCACGCTTAGTCCACATAAACGATGACATTCCTCACTTTGGTACGATTGGTGCAGGATCCCGGGGGCCGGACACAAAAAATGGGCCACTCATGAGAGTGGCCCTATCGCTTCTTCTTTTGTTTCCCGTTAGGCTGCCTTTGGCAAATCTTGTGCGTGTTCTTTCGTCGATTCAAGGAGCTTGAATTTGCGAATCTGCTGCTGCAAATCGTCGGCCAAGCGGCTGAGATCGCCAACCGATCCCGTGACTGTATGGACGCCACTGCTCAGTTCCTCGGCGCAGGCCGCAGACTCCTCGCTGATCGAGGCGACATCGGTGATCGCACGCGAAACCTTTTGCGATCCGACCTGCATCTCGCGAGATGAGGTCAGGTTGTATTGCGCCGATTCGGCCACGTTCTTCATGGCCAGCTTGACCTCGCCAGTGACTCCTTCGACCTCTTGGGCATAGTTGGCGACAAGGACGACAGCTTCCAGAATTTCGTCTAGGGCTTGACCAGCGGCCGAGCTCTTCTCGACCCCATCTTCGGCTTTACTTGCGGTCGTCGTGATCGAATCGACGGTCTCTACTACGTTCTCACGAACGCTTTCGATGAGGTGGCGGATTTCTTGGGTTGCGTGGCTCGACTGCTCGGCGAGTTTGCGGACTTCATCCGCAACGACGGCAAAGCCTCGTCCATGCTCGCCAGCTCGGGCGGCTTCGATCGCTGCGTTGAGGGCCAACAAATTGGTCTGCGCGGCAATGCTATCGATGGTTCCGACGATGGCGCCGATCTTTTCTCCGGCGGCGTCGAGCTCCTGGACCTTGGTCGAAGCCTTTTCGATTTGAACCTTCAGTTCCTGCATGGCTTCGACGGTCTGGCTGACCGACTCGTTGCCCTTTTGGGCGGACTTGGTCATTTCTTTCGCGGCTTCGTCGACCTTCTGGATTCCAGCGGCGGCCTGAGCCAAAGCGGCAGAAGCCTGATCGATGGCGGCGGCTTGCTTTTCGCTTCCTGCGCCAACTTCATTGGCTTGGGCCTGCATTTCTTCGACGATGGCGGCGGCTTCGGTCGCGCTGGTGGCGAGCGAAGT
This window contains:
- a CDS encoding HAMP domain-containing protein, whose product is MKTFDNLKLSKKFGVSFGAMLGLMGILGGTAFYGFSRLAANTNVFKVDIVPGQAAAAGLDNSVMDIYVALNVATTNYNSVHKEEAIRKFREAIGREDKILKDYDVTITLPDDRKNFDEFKQRYDVFSKAATKFVDHVEAGTPEAQLKDEYATLEASYQDIDAISSQIVDWNRDHGFSQIAHAEHRSDITLKQMAGVLLFAIAVGLFFAIKMTRLITGSIAQVAEGLRSLATKCVPWLNEGLSSLAQGDLTKRITPVSKAVENPSKDEIGQMATVFNEMLEQVKGAISGFNQANDNLSDLISQVDSSVQTVSGNSDHVASSATEVSAGATQITAGSESLAVSATEAAAIVEELQAQVNEVSQSSEQQAAAVTQASGALDEAALGIQKVDEAAKEMSQFASQGNSAVVDSVQAMESLKELIEVSSSKVLELNQASEEIGNIVSTIESIADQTNLLALNAAIEAARAGEHGRGFAVVADEVRKLAEQSGHATKEIATIIQSVRHIVQEAVESMSTTAVNASDGVRKSEAAGQALANILEAVDRVVSYAKEVDSVTSEATKAMANVAQSAQYNLSSAKEMEVGTHKVSRAIGEVASVSEESAACAEELSQGIASVSQSAGELNLMAADLRERIGKFKVVSNDRPNLKVA